From Pongo pygmaeus isolate AG05252 chromosome 1, NHGRI_mPonPyg2-v2.0_pri, whole genome shotgun sequence, one genomic window encodes:
- the TMED5 gene encoding transmembrane emp24 domain-containing protein 5 — protein MSVCRRRGRHLEFPQTPDFPVNHEASREETRSGDNSTSRLFQPGISPAGMGDKIWLPFPVLLLAALPPVLLPGAAGFTPSLDSDFTFTLPAGQKECFYQPMPLKASLEIEYQVLDGAGLDIDFHLASPEGKTLVFEQRKSDGVHTVETEVGDYMFCFDNTFSTISEKVIFFELILDNMGEQAQEQEDWKKYITGTDMLDMKLEDILESINSIKSRLSKSGHIQTLLRAFEARDRNIQESNFDRVNFWSMVNLVVMVVVSAIQVYMLKSLFEDKRKSRT, from the exons ATGAGTGTTTGCCGCCGCCGCGGCCGCCACCTGGAGTTTCCTCAGACTCCAGATTTCCCTGTCAACCACGAGGCGTCCAGAGAGGAAACGCGGAGCGGAGACAACAGTACCTCACGCCTCTTTCAGCCCGGGATCTCCCCAGCAGGGATGGGCGACAAGATCTGGCTGCCCTTCCCCGTGCTCCTTCTGGCCGCTCTGCCTCCGGTGCTGCTGCCTGGGGCGGCCGGCTTCACACCTTCCCTCGATAGCGACTTCACCTTTACCCTTCCCGCCGGCCAGAAGGAGTGCTTCTACCAGCCCATGCCCCTGAAGGCCTCGCTGGAGATCGAGTACCAA GTTTTAGATGGAGCAGGATTAGATATTGATTTCCATCTTGCCTCTCCAGAAGGCAAAACCTTAGTTTTTGAACAAAGAAAATCAGATGGAGTTCACAC TGTAGAGACTGAAGTTGGTGATTACATGTTCTGCTTTGACAATACATTCAGCACCATTTCTGAGAAGGTGATTTTCTTTGAATTAATCCTGGATAATATGGGAGAACAGGCACAGGAACAAGAAGATTGGAAGAAATATATTACTGGCACAGATATGTTGGATATGAAACTGGAAGACATCCTG GAATCCATCAACAGCATCAAGTCCAGACTAAGCAAAAGTGGGCACATACAAACTCTGCTTAGAGCATTTGAAGCTCGTGATCGAAACATACAAGAAAGCAACTTTGATAGAGTCAATTTCTGGTCTATGGTTAATTTAGTGGTCATGGTGGTGGTGTCAGCCATTCAAGTTTATATGCTGAAGAGTCTATTTGAAGATAAGAGGAAAAGCAGAACTTAA